From Pyrenophora tritici-repentis strain M4 chromosome 1, whole genome shotgun sequence, the proteins below share one genomic window:
- a CDS encoding SrmB, Superfamily II DNA and RNA helicase, producing MATSDYSDSGASDQEILEAQAGARKRRKLSPCDGDESSGSEETVPEPKPILAAAPSISRVKAKQQDQPQNVTVTSSTPMVNQKLSFTSLNVAPWLVASLASMEIKRPTGIQASCIPEILKGKDCIGGSRTGTGKTVAFSVPILQKWSEDPSGIFAVIVTPTRELAIQIYEQVKAISAPQSMKPILITGGSDQRSQAIALASRPHVVIATPGRLAEHIRTSGEDTICGLRRVKFVVFDEADRLLAPGKGSMLPDLETCLSVLPPKESRQTLLFTATVTPEVMALKHQPRAPGRLPIFVSEVDTEDLAIPPRLQQKYLQTPVTHKECYLHVLLNTPVNSTKSVIIFCNRTKTATLLEYMLRLLDHRVTALHSGLKQSDRVSNLARFRAQAARILVATDVAARGLDIPEVALVINFDVPRDPDDYIHRVGRTARAGRVGTSITFIGQRDVDLVLAIETRVGKKMDEFEEEGVSVEGRVLRDALKPVTEKKREAMLSIEEGRDVLGKRKTGMQKRRAQ from the exons ATGGCAACCAGCGACTACAGCGATTCTGGCGCATCAGACCAGGAGATTCTCGAGGCGCAGGCTGGTGCaaggaagagaaggaagCTATCGCCGTGCGATGGGGATGAAAGCTCAGGTTCTGAAGAAACCGTCCCAGAGCCAAAGCCCATCTTAGCAGCGGCTCCATCGATCTCACGCGTCAAAGCAAAACAGCAAGACCAACCCCAAAATGTCACGGTCACCTCATCTACTCCTATGGTCAACCAGAAGCTCAGTTTCACGTCTCTCAATGTGGCACCATGGCTCGTCGCCTCTCTGGCCAGCATGGAGATCAAACGACCAACGGGCATTCAGGCGTCGTGTATCCCTGAGATCCTCAAAGGCAAGGACTGTATAGGAGGGTCACGGACAGGTACAGGTAAAACTGTGGCGTTTTCTGTTCCGATTTTGCAAAAGTGGTCAGAGGACCCGAGTGGCATCTTTGCCGTCATTGTCAC ACCCACGCGTGAGCTCGCCATTCAAATTTACGAGCAAGTAAAGGCCATCTCAGCCCCTCAATCTATGAAACCCATCCTCATAACCGGCGGCTCTGATCAACGCAGCCAAGCCATTGCCCTCGCGTCACGCCCCCATGTCGTAATCGCGACGCCAGGCCGTCTAGCAGAGCACATCCGCACCTCTGGCGAAGACACAATCTGCGGCCTCCGACGCGTGAAGTTTGTCGTCTTTGACGAAGCCGATCGGCTGCTAGCCCCTGGAAAAGGTTCCATGCTCCCTGATCTCGAAACTTGTCTATCTGTGCTCCCACCAAAGGAATCGCGACAAACACTTCTCTTCACCGCAACAGTGACGCCAGAAGTCATGGCGCTGAAGCACCAGCCGCGTGCGCCAGGCCGTCTCCCCATTTTCGTCTCAGAAGTAGATACCGAGGACCTTGCAATTCCGCCGCGACTACAGCAAAAGTACCTCCAAACGCCCGTTACGCACAAGGAATGCTACCTCCACGTACTACTTAACACACCCGTCAACAGTACCAAGAGCGTCATCATATTTTGTAACAGGACAAAGACGGCTACTCTTCTCGAATACATGCTTCGTCTCCTGGACCACCGCGTAACGGCACTCCACTCCGGCCTCAAGCAATCCGATCGTGTGTCCAACCTCGCTCGTTTCCGCGCACAGGCTGCACGTATCCTTGTCGCTACAGATGTAGCAGCCCGTGGTCTGGATATTCCAGAGGTGGCGCTCGTCATCAACTTTGACGTGCCGCGCGACCCGGATGACTACATTCACCGGGTTGGTCGTACGGCGCGTGCGGGTCGTGTAGGAACGAGTATTACATTCATCGGACAGAGAGATGTAGACCTTGTTTTGGCAATCGAGACACGTGTGGGCAAGAAAATGGATGAGTTTGAGGAGGAGGGCGTTAGTGTTGAGGGTAGGGTGCTGAGGGATGCGCTGAAGCCGGTTacggagaagaagagagaggcCATGTTGAGTATTGAGGAGGGGCGGGATGTATTGGGGAAGAGAAAGACAGGGATGCAAAAGAGGAGGGCGCAGTAG
- a CDS encoding protein containing SET domain protein has translation MEMDALQDVHGLSECIGRAIQEHLERSNINLTWPQLDSLTRPILRVEAFLEDGSTGHAGVTRAPSERVASRTLDLTGMRTPAPTQSPTPHQQDYEEVSPEESPQETSDLLPEQVRENRRKGTGGLRVSQNQSSFQEDLSEHQRQMQVDSRSFPKRKKTASDKFVFQPSTLDKLIIGIWEQVHGSINLDPKAIFEQFQVAPTGLSMDVVRHAQTEATPTGLTVLNNAASTTCDSFSQMNVFCRKVTQASRVCRSIEMIVQARWTELFEEQVQYRSQTRPDLSTTKHRKAVFMEACQDFGWSEKELRNKMAIWRGYKEVKDAAGWAALVFAGMGIYRFCKYRVGFDNDAMRRLKNLRKRLEVAADTLHPHWRQLLAIVGESPTPQYPGNPHEWVVFEDGSDPVPLRQTYLAHDPYFAFEHIEESVIDESAWGCEDPRWTPQSSAVARPGGIYMCALCKEPQSDNPQDNSCFCFPSLFGCVKRKPPPVQVYRTPDGKNNGLVALTSFDRGMAIGELVGLITKGVRHLDVMDSSTSLASYQIWQGRMGNYTRFINHSCKPNAQSSTFTWLDTQRVVLVSKGIEAGAEITLDYGDKYWAGLDKSCLCGESCCRYKRENRRVI, from the exons ATGGAAATGGACGCCCTCCAAGACGTCCACGGACTTTCAGAATGCATTGGTCGAGCAATACAAGAGCATCTTGAAAGATCCAACATCAACCTCACTTGGCCGCAGCTCGACAGTTTGACTCGTCCTATCCTGCGTGTCGAGGCTTTCCTGGAGGATGGCAGTACGGGTCATGCAGGTGTAACAAGAGCGCCATCCGAGAGAGTTGCATCG AGGACCTTGGATCTGACCGGCATGAGGACCCCAGCTCCCACGCAGAGTCCAACTCCACATCAACAAGACTATGAAGAGGTTTCGCCGGAAGAATCTCCTCAGGAAACCTCGGACCTTTTGCCAGAGCAGGTTCGGGAAAACCGCAGAAAAGGTACCGGCGGCCTACGGGTGTCGCAGAACCAGTCTTCGTTCCAAGAAGACCTTAGTGAGCATCAACGGCAGATGCAGGTTGACAGCCGAAGTTTCCCGAAGCGGAAAAAG ACGGCATCAGACAAGTTTGTCTTCCAACCCTCGACTTTAGATAAGCTCATCATCGGCATCTGGGAACAGGTCCATGGGTCCATCAACTTAGACCCTAAAGCCATCTTCGAGCAATTTCAAGTCGCGCCAACTGGATTGTCCATGGATGTAGTCCGTCATGCACAGACAGAAGCGACGCCCACAGGCCTGACAGTACTCAACAACGCAGCAAGTACGACATGTGACTCCTTTAGCCAAATGAATGTCTTCTGTCGCAAGGTCACACAGGCGAGCCGTGTATGTCGCTCCATAGAAATGATCGTTCAGGCTCGATGGACAGAGCTATTCGAGGAGCAGGTGCAGTATCGGAGCCAAACCAGACCAGATCTGTCGACCACTAAGCACAGGAAAGCGGTGTTCATGGAAGCATGCCAGGATTTTGGCTGGTCCGA GAAGGAGTTACGCAACAAAATGGCAATCTGGCGAGGATACAAAGAAGTAAAAGACGCAGCCGGCTGGGCAGCACTCGTTTTTGCTGGTATGGGTATCTACCGCTTTTGCAAATACCGCGTAGGTTTTGACAACGACGCCATGCGACGCCTGAAAAACCTTCGGAAAAGGCTTGAAGTAGCCGCGGACACGCTACATCCACACTGGCGCCAATTATTAGCAATCGTAGGAGAATCTCCGACACCTCAGTACCCCGGAAATCCGCACGAATGGGTCGTATTCGAAGATGGGTCAGATCCGGTACCACTACGCCAGACGTATCTGGCCCATGATCCATACTTCGCTTTCGAACATATTGAGGAATCTGTCATCGATGAATCCGCTTGGGGCTGCGAAGATCCACGCTGGACACCTCAGTCCAGCGCGGTAGCAAGACCAGGTGGGATTTACATGTGCGCTCTTTGCAAGGAGCCTCAATCCGATAACCCGCAAGATAACTCGTGTTTCTGCTTTCCCTCTTTATTTGGATGTGTAAAGCGTAAACCACCACCTGTCCAAGTATACCGAACGCCGGACGGTAAGAACAACGGTCTGGTAGCATTGACGTCTTTCGATCGTGGTATGGCGATCGGTGAGCTTGTTGGTCTTATCACAAAAGGCGTGAGACACCTTGACGTTATGGATAGCTCAACATCCCTGGCAAGTTACCAGATTTGGCAGGGGAGAATGGGAAACTAcactcgcttcatcaaccaTAGCTGTAAACCGAATGCTCAATCGTCGACCTTCACTTGGTTAGATACACAGAGGGTGGTACTGGTCAGTAAGGGGATCGAGGCAGGAGCGGAAATAACGTTGGACTATGGGGATAAATATTGGGCTGGACTGGACAAGTCGTGTCTCTGTGGGGAGAGTTGCTGCAGATATAAGAGGGAGAACAGACGCGTAATATGA
- a CDS encoding SUL1, Sulfate permease and related transporter (MFS superfamily): MESSNTTGKARLERTVTHESYTFQGQRGWRKWRILQPGRGMYHDVKRRLPYYWSDITDAFTYRVFASTVRMYFVNVLPAIAFTLDMYRRTGGFFGINEALFASALAAMVFSLLSCQPLTIVGVTGLIALFNYTIYDIIVQYDPTLYPAFTAWVGIWAAIFHWIVSFGNFSDYMAYVTDFSSETFGMYVGIIYCVKGVEELVYMFEVSEFQGGYLSIVIAILYFGSVYGLEKLGGSTLFSPWLRSIVADYSFVFPTLFWVGFSHIPGRLENTGLYHVPISKAFQPTQDRDWVIDFWNLDVKWVFVALPFGFLMMLLFYYDHNVSSLTAQARQYPLKKPAGFHWDFFLLGCTCFVGGIIGLPLPNGLVPQAPVHTDSLTVYETKLEITETKDGGEIRKPVVKAIGVVEQRVSHFLMGMAIWGTMTGPLLIVLHTMPAAVFAGVFFVVGWGSIESNGIVSKALYLVSERRFLQRDEPLNTVARKKIMLFIGLQIFGVACTVAISQTIAAIGFPVLIIALIPLRTFLVPKWFSEHELDVLDALTADNPSVLVSFGGTPGGMKRRPMSEEGHSSSRDEEESGMDKEDDSEPHDRSAVRQRAGSLHM, translated from the exons ATGGAGTCATCAAACACAACAGGAAAGGCGAGGCTGGAACGGACAGTGACACACGAATCGTATACTTTCCAAGGTCAACGAGGATGGCGCAAATGGCGTATACTGCAGCCTGGTCGCGGCATGTATCATGATGTAAAACGTCGGCTACCATACTACTGGAGCGATATAACGGATGCTTTCACATACCGGGTTTTCGCCAGCACAGTGCGCATGTACTTCGTCAA TGTTCTTCCTGCCATCGCCTTCACACTAGACATGTATCGACGGACCGGTGGGTTCTTCGGCATAAATGAAGCGCTCTTCGCGTCCGCACTAGCAGCCATGGTATTCAGTTTGCTGTCATGTCAGCCGCTGACTATCGTCGGAGTCACTGGTTTGATTGCGCTGTTCAACTACACAATCTACGACATTATCGTGCAATACGACCCGACTTTATATCCAGCCTTTACTGCATGGGTTGGTATCTGGGCCGCCATCTTTCACTGGATCGTATCTTTTGGAAACTTTAGCGACTACATGGCATACGTCACCGACTTTTCGAGTGAGACTTTCGGCATGTATGTGGGAATAATCTACTGTG TTAAAGGTGTAGAGGAGTTAGTTTATATGTTCGAAGTCTCTGAGTTCCAAGGTGGATACCTCTCCATCGTCATTGCAATCCTTTACTTTGGTTCCGTATACGGCCTTGAAAAGCTCGGCGGCAGTACGCTTTTTTCTCCTTGGCTTCGCAGCATTGTTGCTGATTACTCTTTCGTTTTTCCTACCCTGTTCTGGGTCGGCTTTTCGCATATTCCTGGACGACTAGAAAATACCGGACTCTACCATGTGCCCATCTCAAAAGCATTCCAGCCGACACAAGACCGAGACTGGGTGATTGACTTCTGGAACTTGGATGTAAAGTGGGTTTTTGTGGCATTGCCATTTGGGTTTTTGATGATGCTGCTATTTTACTATGATCAC AATGTATCATCCCTCACAGCGCAAGCTCGCCAATACCCTCTCAAGAAGCCTGCTGGCTTCCATTGGGACTTTTTCCTTCTCGGTTGCACCTGCTTCGTTGGCGGTATCATCGGTCTTCCCCTACCCAATGGACTCGTGCCGCAAGCGCCTGTTCATACAGATTCGCTCACTGTATACGAAACGAAGCTTGAGATCACAGAGACCAAAGACGGCGGTGAGATTCGCAAGCCGGTCGTGAAAGCCATTGGTGTTGTTGAACAACGTGTCAGCCACTTCTTGATGGGCATGGCTATCTGGGGTACTATGACCGGCCCGCTGCTCATCGTCTTGCATACCATGCCCGCGGCGGTGTTCGCAGGTGTTTTCTTCGTCGTTGGC TGGGGTTCCATCGAATCCAACGGTATCGTATCTAAAGCCCTATATCTCGTCTCCGAACGTCGCTTCCTCCAGCGCGACGAGCCACTCAACACTGTCGCCCGCAAGAAGATTATGCTCTTCATCGGTCTCCAAATCTTCGGTGTCGCCTGCACAGTTGCCATTTCACAAACAATTGCCGCTATCGGATTTCCTGTGCTTATCATTGCGCTTATTCCTCTCCGTACTTTCCTGGTACCAAAGTGGTTTTCGGAACATGAATTGGACGTGCTGGATGCGTTGACCGCAGACAACCCTTCTGTGCTGGTAAGCTTTGGTGGTACACCCGGTGGTATGAAGCGTAGGCCGATGAGTGAAGAGGGCCACAGCTCAAGCCGAGATGAGGAAGAATCGGGTATGGATAAAGAGGATGACTCGGAACCGCATGACAGGAGCGCTGTGCGTCAACGTGCTGGAAGTTTGCACATGTAA